One Fusobacterium nucleatum genomic window carries:
- the purD gene encoding phosphoribosylamine--glycine ligase: MKVLIVGSGGREHAIAWKISQNSKVDKIFAAPGNAYNKVIKNCENINLKTSDDILNFALNEKIDLTIVGSEELLVDGIVDKFQKNNLTIFGPNKEAAMLEGSKAFAKDFMQKYGVKTAKYQSFTDKEKAIKYLDEMSYPVVIKASGLAAGKGVVIAQNRKEAEDTLNDMMTNKVFAAAGDTVVIEEFLDGVEISVLSITDSEIIIPFISAKDHKKISEKEIGLNTGGMGVIAPNPYYTKTIEEKFIQNILNPTLKGIKAEKMDFAGIIFFGLMVANGEVYLLEYNMRMGDPETQAVLPLMKSDFLDVINSALNKDLKNIKIDWENKSACCVVMAAGGYPVKYEKENIISGLEKFDINNSDNKVFFAGVKEENGKFYTNGGRVLNVVSIQDNLEKAIEVAYKNVKEISFKDSYYRKDIGTLYVPVKY, encoded by the coding sequence ATGAAAGTTTTAATAGTTGGTTCTGGTGGTAGAGAACATGCAATAGCATGGAAAATTTCTCAAAATTCAAAGGTAGATAAAATATTTGCGGCACCAGGAAATGCTTATAATAAAGTTATAAAAAATTGTGAAAATATAAATTTAAAAACTTCTGATGATATTTTAAATTTTGCATTAAATGAAAAAATAGATTTAACAATAGTTGGAAGTGAAGAATTATTAGTTGATGGTATAGTTGATAAATTTCAAAAAAATAACTTAACTATATTTGGACCAAATAAAGAAGCTGCAATGCTTGAAGGTTCAAAAGCATTTGCAAAAGATTTTATGCAAAAGTATGGAGTTAAGACTGCTAAATATCAATCTTTTACTGATAAAGAAAAAGCTATAAAATATTTAGATGAAATGTCTTATCCAGTTGTAATAAAAGCAAGTGGACTTGCAGCAGGAAAAGGTGTTGTAATTGCACAAAATAGAAAAGAAGCAGAAGATACTTTAAATGATATGATGACTAATAAGGTATTTGCTGCAGCAGGAGATACTGTTGTAATAGAAGAATTCTTAGATGGTGTTGAAATTTCTGTTTTATCTATTACAGATTCAGAGATAATAATACCTTTTATATCTGCTAAAGATCATAAAAAAATATCTGAAAAAGAAATAGGATTAAATACTGGAGGTATGGGAGTAATAGCACCTAACCCATATTATACTAAAACTATTGAAGAAAAATTTATACAAAATATATTAAATCCCACTTTAAAAGGTATTAAAGCCGAAAAAATGGATTTTGCAGGAATAATATTTTTTGGCTTGATGGTTGCAAATGGAGAAGTATATTTACTTGAATATAATATGAGAATGGGAGATCCTGAAACTCAAGCAGTTTTACCACTAATGAAATCAGATTTCTTAGATGTTATAAACTCAGCATTAAATAAAGATTTAAAAAATATAAAAATTGATTGGGAAAATAAATCTGCTTGTTGTGTTGTTATGGCAGCAGGAGGATATCCTGTTAAATATGAAAAAGAAAATATTATCAGTGGTTTAGAAAAATTTGATATAAATAATTCTGATAATAAAGTTTTCTTTGCAGGAGTAAAAGAAGAAAATGGTAAGTTCTATACTAATGGTGGCAGAGTTTTAAATGTTGTTTCTATTCAAGATAATTTAGAAAAAGCTATTGAAGTTGCTTATAAAAATGTAAAAGAAATCTCATTTAAAGATAGCTATTATCGTAAAGATATAGGAACTTTATATGTACCTGTTAAATATTAA
- the purH gene encoding bifunctional phosphoribosylaminoimidazolecarboxamide formyltransferase/IMP cyclohydrolase, producing the protein MKKRALISVYDKTGILDFAKFLVSKGIEIISTGGTYKYLKENNIEVIEVSKITNFEEMLDGRVKTLHPNIHGGILALRDNEEHMKTLKERNIDTIDYVIVNLYPFFEKVKEDLSFEEKIEFIDIGGPTMLRSAAKSFKDVVVISDVKDYEIIKEEIKKSNDVSYETRKRLAGKVFNLTSAYDAAISQFLLDEDFPEYLNISYKKSMEMRYGENSHQKAAYYTDNMSDGAMKDFKQLNGKELSYNNIRDMDLAWKVVSEFDEICCCAVKHSTPCGVALGNNVEEAYKKAYETDPVSIFGGIVAFNREVDKVTAKLLSEIFLEIIIAPSFSKSALEILSKKKNIRLIECKNKPSDKKELIKVDGGILVQDTNNRLYEDLEVVTKAKPTSQEEKDLIFALKVVKFVKSNAIVVAKNLQTLGIGGGEVSRIWAAEKALERAKERFNETDVVLSSDAFFPFKDVVELAAKNGVKAIIQPSGSVNDKDSIEECDKNNISMIFSKLRHFKH; encoded by the coding sequence ATGAAAAAAAGAGCTTTAATTTCAGTATATGATAAAACAGGTATATTGGACTTTGCAAAGTTTCTAGTTAGTAAGGGAATAGAAATTATTTCTACTGGTGGGACATATAAATATTTAAAAGAAAATAATATTGAAGTTATTGAAGTTAGTAAAATAACAAATTTTGAAGAAATGTTAGATGGCAGAGTTAAAACTTTACATCCAAATATACATGGTGGAATTTTAGCATTGAGAGATAATGAAGAACATATGAAAACTTTAAAAGAAAGAAACATTGATACTATTGATTATGTTATAGTAAATCTATATCCATTCTTTGAAAAAGTTAAAGAAGATTTATCTTTTGAAGAAAAAATTGAATTTATTGATATAGGTGGACCTACAATGCTTAGATCTGCTGCAAAATCTTTTAAAGATGTTGTTGTTATTTCTGATGTTAAAGACTATGAAATTATAAAAGAAGAAATAAAAAAGTCTAATGATGTTTCATATGAGACAAGAAAAAGATTAGCAGGAAAAGTTTTTAATTTAACTTCTGCTTATGATGCAGCTATATCACAGTTCTTATTAGATGAAGATTTTCCAGAGTATCTAAATATCTCATATAAAAAATCTATGGAAATGAGATATGGAGAAAACTCACATCAAAAAGCTGCATACTATACTGATAATATGTCAGATGGAGCTATGAAGGATTTTAAACAACTTAATGGAAAAGAACTTTCATATAATAATATTAGAGATATGGACTTAGCTTGGAAAGTTGTTTCAGAGTTTGATGAAATTTGTTGCTGTGCAGTAAAACATTCAACACCTTGTGGAGTAGCGTTGGGAAATAATGTAGAAGAAGCTTATAAAAAAGCTTATGAAACAGATCCAGTATCTATCTTTGGTGGAATAGTAGCCTTTAATAGAGAAGTTGATAAAGTAACTGCAAAATTATTAAGTGAAATATTTTTAGAAATTATAATAGCACCAAGTTTTTCAAAATCTGCTTTAGAAATATTGAGTAAAAAGAAAAATATAAGACTTATTGAATGTAAAAACAAGCCAAGTGATAAAAAAGAATTAATAAAAGTTGATGGTGGAATTTTAGTTCAAGATACAAACAATAGATTATATGAAGATTTAGAAGTTGTAACAAAAGCTAAACCTACAAGTCAAGAAGAAAAAGATTTAATTTTTGCTTTAAAAGTAGTAAAATTTGTAAAATCAAATGCTATTGTTGTAGCAAAAAATTTACAAACCTTAGGAATAGGGGGAGGAGAAGTAAGTAGAATTTGGGCTGCTGAAAAAGCATTAGAAAGAGCAAAAGAAAGATTTAATGAAACAGATGTTGTACTTTCATCAGATGCTTTCTTCCCATTTAAAGATGTTGTTGAATTAGCAGCTAAAAATGGAGTTAAAGCTATAATTCAACCTAGTGGTTCTGTGAATGATAAAGATTCTATTGAAGAATGTGATAAAAATAATATCTCTATGATATTCTCAAAATTGAGACACTTTAAACACTAA